ACCGCAGCCGCGACTACCGGTACCTGGGAACCATCGGATTCTTCGATTCGGTCGCTCTGCCACTCCAGAAGGGCAGAAACGAGCTCTGGTTCGCGGTCTCGGAGAGCTTTGGCGGTTGGGGCGTGCAGGCGGCATTCGGCGACACCGAAGGTCTCGAACTCCCGGAGTGACGCGAGAAGCGCCCTACCAGGCACGACTGCGCAGATGTCCGACCTGTCGCTTCTGGCGGGCCTCGATCGTCGCCATCCTGCGTTCGATCTCCGCCTTTGTCCCGGGCGACACGCCCAGCTTCAGGGCGGTTACCAGATACTGATAGGCGGCGGTCGGATCGTGCTGGTCGTCGAGCAGAATCGCTCCCGCCAACGCGTAGGCCTCGCCGATCCCCGGCGCTCGGGGGGTGGCCCGGATCACCCGTTGCAGCAGCGCCAGCGCCGCGTTCGCGTGCCCTCGCCCGCGCAGTGAGGTCGACAGGGACACCGCGTCTTCCGCCGACAGTGCGGTACGAGCCACGGCGGAAGGTAGTGCAAAGTACTCTGAAGCCGCGGTTTCGAACTCCCCATCCGCGATCGCCTGTCGGACCGAGTCTCGGCCGGATGGTGCCTTCTTCGGCGCCTCGATCTCGGGCGCAGACGATTTCCCGAACCGTTGGATGATGAACGCCACCAGTCCGCCGGCCAGGAATCCGCCGATGTGTGCTCCGTGCGCCACCCCGCCGCCGCCCGCGAAAAGAAACGGCAGCACGTTATCGATGAAGAGGTAGACCCCGAGCACGATGCGGGCCCCTATCTGGACGGTCTGCATGAAGAACGGAGGCAGGAAGAGGAGCACCCGGACCATGTTCTTCGGAAACCAGATGAAGTAGAAGCCGAGGACACCCGAGATCGCGCCCGATGCGCCGACCAGCGGCACGTCGGAGGCCGAGAAGAACATGGCGTGGAACAGAGTCGCCGCCGCTCCCGTCATCAGGTACCAGAAGATGTACCACAGCGGGCCCAGCCGGCGCTCGACGTTGTCGCCGTATATCCACAGGAAGAGCATGTTGCCGAAGAGGTGCATCAGCCCGCCGTGCAGAAACATCGCGAAGAAGAGGTCGAAGAGAGAGGGTTGCGCCGGCCGGTAGCCGTGCTCGAAGACGAAGAGGTCGTACTCGGAGAGCCGTTGCGCCGCCATCGCCAGCTCCTGCCGGCTGTTGACGTGTTGGGCGAGGAACTGGATGTACTCCTGGTAGGCCGGATCGTTGACGTCTGCGGGCTTCGACCCCTGCGGAATGTTGATGAAGAGGAAGAGCACCACGTTGAGGGCGATGATGCCCCAGGTCACGAAGGGCACGCCCTTCGGATTCGGAGCGTCGGAAATGGGCAGGAACATGCGCGTCCTCCAAAATGCAGCCGGGTCGTCACAGAGAGTAACATTGGCGGCCGACTCGAAGGGCGCGCAAAGGCCAGTCCAGTCTTCGTCCTTGTCCAGGCGCCCCAATTCTGGCTATCGGCGTCCTACTCTTCTGAACCGACCTGCTTCCTGGTCTCGACCAGCCGCTGCCACACATCCTCCGGGATCTTGTCCACCGGCCACGAGGCGTGGCTCTGGACAATGGTCCACTGGTCGCCGCGCTTCTCGACGACGCCGGTCTTGCGGATGTCCTTCGTACAGAACTCCTCGCCCTTCCAGATCCCGCAGTCGTCGAGGTGGCAGGAGTACCACGCTATCGTGCCGTCCTTTGAGAAGCGGATCCTGATGTCGCGAAACTCGAAGTGCGTCGCCTCGAAGTCGGGCGTCATCCAGACCCTCTCCGCGGTCTCCTTCAGGTCGTCCGTGCTTTCGGCGCCGCCGCTGGAATCCACCCACCAGAGGAGAAGGTCCTCATCGGCGAAGATCTGTAGGAGCCGGTCGAGATCCTTGTCGATCGCCCAGCCGATGGTGTCCTCGATCACTGCCTTGACGGTTTCGTAATCCGGATGATCGGTGGGTTCGGGCTGGCCGGCCACGAGCGGCGCAGCAACCATCAGTATCGTCATCACCAGGCGCGTTGTGTTCATCGTGGATCCCTCCTCCGGGCTCGGAATTATATTCAGAGATTCATACGCAGATGGGCATCGACAGTTGAGACATTTTCAGATCCCCTGGGGATATTGGTAGCACGTGCGCGCCGGCCCAACCCGCTCCCATGGTTCTCGGCTCGCTTCTCTTTCTCCCAACGACAAGCTTCGTCAGCAGACCGAAAACGACACGCCTCGAGGGGTTTCTCGCATTCGTTGGCGGGCCGTAAACGACCCGCCTACAGAGGTCTTTCGCGATTGTAGGCGGGTCTCTTCAGGACCCGCCCGAGCGCATTGAATGGGCGACCGTCATTCCATGAATCAACGCCGAATCCGGCGTAGTGATGCTCGGGATGACGGATCGATACGCACCGCTCGACCGACCCCTTCACTGTCCGACGATCGCGTCAGACCCTGCACACCCTGAGATCGAGTCGATAGCTGACCGCGAGAGTTTCATTTCCTCGAGGCGTTGCTCTCTGCAGCTCGGACTCCAGCTGTGCAACGGGATCCTCGCCTCCCTCCTCGATGTATCGGCCAACCGCCGACCAGGTCCGCACGAAGTCGAGATATCTCGCCGGTGACCACTTGAGGTCGATGGCAAACTCGGGCGATTCGAGCTCAAGGAACGGCAGGCCGATCGACGAATATCCGTCGAGTACCATCCGCACCTCCGCCGGCCAGTACGGACCCAGCGGACCGTCGATGAATTCGTGCACCACTCGCTCGACGTCGTCCGAGGCGAAGTGTGGCATCCCGTAGGTCCATGCGGCGAATACCCCACCGGGGCGGATCACCCGATCCACCTCGGCGTAGAAGGCGTCACACGCGAACCAGTGCAGCGCCTGCGCCACGGTGACGAGGTCCGCAGACCGTTTGGCGAGCGGCACTTGCTCCGACATGGCAACTGCAAACCGGGTGTTCTCATCGATCTCGGCGGCGGCGACCTGCTCCGGGCTCGCATCCGTTCCGACCACGAGATCAAAGTGGCCGGCCAGCGGGCGGGACGCCTGCCCGCTGCCGCACGCACAGTCCCACGCGAGCTCGTGCCGCGGACACAGCGACGCCAGCCATTCGAACAACGTTGCCGGATATTGGGGTCGATAGGCTGCGTAGTTCGACGCCACGTTTGAGAAATGGTCCGGGAACTTCACCGGGATTCACTGCAATCGAGACGGAATCAGTCTTCGATCTGTCGCCGTCACCATGCCGAATATCGTCAGCGCGGCGATGAGCAGCACAAATACCGCAGTCGGCGGGAAGTACCAGGCCGACGGATCGAGCGTCACAACGGTCATCATCGACACATACTGGATGAACTGAAAAGTCGCGAAGGCGAGGAGGCCGTGTCGAACTGCGAGGTAGGTAGACACCGTCGCCGACACGGCCGTGAACGCAGCTGCCGTGAGAACGTCCGGCCCCACAGAGTTGCCGAACACGCCAAAGGAGAACAAGAATATTGCGCCCCAGAGCAGCAGTGGCGCCACACGGTCGAGTCGGCCGAGCATCCATCGCGCGACAACGTAGACCAACAGAACGCCGAGGGCGGTCCCGAGAGTGACCACCGGATATCTGGTGATGGCCGCGACATAACTATCTAAAGCGAGCGGGTTATCCTCCGTCGAAAATGCGAAAATCGGCACACCGATGCTGCTCACGTCGAGGGCTTTGAGAAGAATTGGCATCGCGAGATTCTGTGCCGCGAACAGGGTCACGGCAGTCAACACATCGCGGCCCACTGCGGGGTCGGTCACCCTTCCGGAGAGGAGCCGGCTCCACGAAACCATCGAGTTCGGATGCAGCCGCCGGATGAACGGCTCGAGAGCGAGGTAGAGCACCCAGGTCATCAGTGCTCGCGTCGCGGCATAGGCGACCGAGGAAAAAAACCCTCGCACTTCCTCGACCACACTCAACGGATGGTGCGACCCGATGAGACTGCTCGCGAAACACAGGATGAACGCCGCTACCGCCAGCCGCGCTGCGCCACGCCGGTCCCAACGCCCATTTCGAATGTTGAACCACGCGACGACCGCGCCGCTGACGAAGAAGGAGAAAAAGACGAAGCTCAACCATTTCAAACCGCCGACCGGCGCCTGATGCTCACCGGTTTCTGAAGCTCCTTCGACTCGAATCCAGGTCGGAACCCCGCGCGCCATGGTCATCACGATCTCGCGCGGCCTCCCCTCCGGCCGGGTGCTGGCTGCGTGCCACGCGATGGTCGAGTCACCCGGCATCGGCGGAATTCCGGTCCACTCGGTCCGTTCGATGCGCGTCGGATCCAACTCTGCGGCTTCCGTGACAGTCGTCATGAGCTCTTCCACTGTTCTGGCCGAAGCTTGCGAAACAGGATCCGGCACCGCTCGCAGTTCGAGCAGCGCACCGCGTGGCCCGAGTCGAACCAGAGACATCCCTGCCTCGGTGAGCGGCGGGTCCTCGGGCCCGACGACGTCGCCCATGTTTGGACCCGGAAGCGAGGTGTGCCAGGGAGCCATCGGCAACGGACTCGCACGACTCCAGAATCTCAGCACGGGATACTCCTCGGACTGGAGCAGAGCTCTCCACTCGGAATCAGAGGAGGGACTTGCCTCTGCCACGAGGCCCCAATCGACATCCAGGCCCCACGCGGAGTCAGCCTTGTCAACTTCGAAGCCGAGGTCGGCCAGCAGCACATCGGCCCGATGCATCAGGACCTCGGGTGCCAGGATGCCGCCGATACTCTCGACCAAACCCGGCACCCCCCAGTACCAGGCCGAGACAGCCATGCCCAGAAGGACGATTGCACCCAGCTGCAACGCTCGAGTCGGCGTCATCGTGCCCCGCCTGCCCGACGCCGCGATCAGCTCCGGCGAAGGCATCTCGCCGGCCTTGAGCATCGCCGCCAGCGGATCGCCGCCCGGCAGGGCAGCCATCACCGCCAATGCGCTCTCCGGCCGGCCCTCGGGCTCAACCTCGAGACAGTGCATGATGACGCGCTCGACCGCCGGGTCCATTCCCTCGACAAGCTCTGACGGGCTGGTCGGCGGGGCGGACGACGAGTAACGTTCCTTCAAGCCTGCGACGGTCTTCACATCGTGAGCCCGCCTGCCCGTGACCAGCTCGTAGAGCACCAACCCGAGGGCGAAGATGTCGGTCTTTTTCGATGCACCTTCGCCGGCAATCTGCTCCGGGGCCATGTACGCCGGCGTCCCGGCCTGGGCCTCGCGGCCCCCAACCAGCTGGTCTGCAGCACTCGCCAGGCCGAAGTCTGCGACGCGCGCCCTCCCCCGTCCGTCGATCATCACATTGGCGGGCTTGAGGTCGCGGTGCACGACGCCGAGCTCGTGGGCGGCACCGACCCCGGCGCAGATCTCGCGCGCGAGCTCGATCGCCTTGTCCTTCGGCAGGCGACCGATACGGCGCAGCAGCGATGCCAGGTCCTCGCCGTCGATGAACTCCATGCTCAGGAAGGGCCGCCCGTCCGCATCGCCGATGTCGTAGACGCGGCAGACATTGGGATGGGCGATCTGCCGCGCCAGACGAACTTCGTTGCGCAGGCGCTCGAGCCGTACCGGATCGCCCGACAGCTCGACTGGCAGGAACTTCAGGGCTAC
The sequence above is drawn from the Acidobacteriota bacterium genome and encodes:
- a CDS encoding serine/threonine protein kinase, with the protein product MPGDSQDRSASSDDEPTISNLGSPSESPSAIPSNSGDFPPGQLIAGRFRIVGRLGSGGMGDVYRADDHELGTSVALKFLPVELSGDPVRLERLRNEVRLARQIAHPNVCRVYDIGDADGRPFLSMEFIDGEDLASLLRRIGRLPKDKAIELAREICAGVGAAHELGVVHRDLKPANVMIDGRGRARVADFGLASAADQLVGGREAQAGTPAYMAPEQIAGEGASKKTDIFALGLVLYELVTGRRAHDVKTVAGLKERYSSSAPPTSPSELVEGMDPAVERVIMHCLEVEPEGRPESALAVMAALPGGDPLAAMLKAGEMPSPELIAASGRRGTMTPTRALQLGAIVLLGMAVSAWYWGVPGLVESIGGILAPEVLMHRADVLLADLGFEVDKADSAWGLDVDWGLVAEASPSSDSEWRALLQSEEYPVLRFWSRASPLPMAPWHTSLPGPNMGDVVGPEDPPLTEAGMSLVRLGPRGALLELRAVPDPVSQASARTVEELMTTVTEAAELDPTRIERTEWTGIPPMPGDSTIAWHAASTRPEGRPREIVMTMARGVPTWIRVEGASETGEHQAPVGGLKWLSFVFFSFFVSGAVVAWFNIRNGRWDRRGAARLAVAAFILCFASSLIGSHHPLSVVEEVRGFFSSVAYAATRALMTWVLYLALEPFIRRLHPNSMVSWSRLLSGRVTDPAVGRDVLTAVTLFAAQNLAMPILLKALDVSSIGVPIFAFSTEDNPLALDSYVAAITRYPVVTLGTALGVLLVYVVARWMLGRLDRVAPLLLWGAIFLFSFGVFGNSVGPDVLTAAAFTAVSATVSTYLAVRHGLLAFATFQFIQYVSMMTVVTLDPSAWYFPPTAVFVLLIAALTIFGMVTATDRRLIPSRLQ
- a CDS encoding rhomboid family intramembrane serine protease; protein product: MFLPISDAPNPKGVPFVTWGIIALNVVLFLFINIPQGSKPADVNDPAYQEYIQFLAQHVNSRQELAMAAQRLSEYDLFVFEHGYRPAQPSLFDLFFAMFLHGGLMHLFGNMLFLWIYGDNVERRLGPLWYIFWYLMTGAAATLFHAMFFSASDVPLVGASGAISGVLGFYFIWFPKNMVRVLLFLPPFFMQTVQIGARIVLGVYLFIDNVLPFLFAGGGGVAHGAHIGGFLAGGLVAFIIQRFGKSSAPEIEAPKKAPSGRDSVRQAIADGEFETAASEYFALPSAVARTALSAEDAVSLSTSLRGRGHANAALALLQRVIRATPRAPGIGEAYALAGAILLDDQHDPTAAYQYLVTALKLGVSPGTKAEIERRMATIEARQKRQVGHLRSRAW
- a CDS encoding class I SAM-dependent methyltransferase, whose product is MASNYAAYRPQYPATLFEWLASLCPRHELAWDCACGSGQASRPLAGHFDLVVGTDASPEQVAAAEIDENTRFAVAMSEQVPLAKRSADLVTVAQALHWFACDAFYAEVDRVIRPGGVFAAWTYGMPHFASDDVERVVHEFIDGPLGPYWPAEVRMVLDGYSSIGLPFLELESPEFAIDLKWSPARYLDFVRTWSAVGRYIEEGGEDPVAQLESELQRATPRGNETLAVSYRLDLRVCRV
- a CDS encoding nuclear transport factor 2 family protein; translation: MNTTRLVMTILMVAAPLVAGQPEPTDHPDYETVKAVIEDTIGWAIDKDLDRLLQIFADEDLLLWWVDSSGGAESTDDLKETAERVWMTPDFEATHFEFRDIRIRFSKDGTIAWYSCHLDDCGIWKGEEFCTKDIRKTGVVEKRGDQWTIVQSHASWPVDKIPEDVWQRLVETRKQVGSEE